A stretch of Bradyrhizobium sp. CCBAU 53338 DNA encodes these proteins:
- a CDS encoding type II toxin-antitoxin system RatA family toxin has translation MPKFSSKRRVTHSASEMFDLVADVERYPEFVPLCSALKIRQRMAKPDGTEVLVADMTVSFKLVKESFTSRVTLDRANLKILVEYLQGPFSNLENRWTFEPKGQQEGNDFCDVGFFLAYEFKSRVLAMLMGSMFDAAFARFSTAFEKRADAIYGRPKLASS, from the coding sequence ATGCCCAAATTTTCGAGCAAGCGCCGTGTCACTCACAGCGCATCCGAGATGTTTGATCTGGTCGCCGATGTCGAGCGCTACCCGGAATTCGTGCCGCTGTGCAGCGCGCTGAAAATCCGCCAGCGCATGGCCAAGCCCGACGGCACCGAGGTGCTGGTCGCCGACATGACGGTGTCGTTCAAGCTGGTCAAGGAATCCTTCACCAGCCGCGTGACGCTCGACCGCGCCAATCTGAAGATCCTGGTCGAATATCTGCAAGGTCCGTTCAGCAATCTCGAAAACCGCTGGACGTTCGAGCCGAAAGGCCAGCAGGAAGGCAACGACTTTTGCGACGTCGGCTTCTTTCTCGCCTATGAATTCAAGAGCCGCGTGCTGGCGATGCTGATGGGCTCGATGTTCGACGCAGCGTTCGCGCGGTTCTCCACCGCGTTCGAAAAGCGCGCCGACGCGATCTACGGCCGGCCGAAACTGGCGTCCTCGTAG
- the lipA gene encoding lipoyl synthase produces the protein MVVIVDTITNPLRPRHPEKVNRPDSASPPKPDWIRVRAPNTRGYADTRNIVRANGLHTVCEEAGCPNIGECWDKKHATFMIMGDTCTRACAFCNVKTGLPNALDAAEPQNVAEAVAKLGLTHVVITSVDRDDLADGGAEHFAQTIRAIRTACPSTTIEILTPDFLRKQGALEVVVAARPDVFNHNLETVPSRYLTVRPGARYFHSIRLLQRVKELDPTVFTKSGIMVGLGEERHEVQQVMDDLRSADVDFLTIGQYLQPTRKHHAVMRYVPPDEFSSYEKVAYTKGFLMVSASPLTRSSHHAGEDFARLKAARAAAAR, from the coding sequence ATGGTCGTTATTGTCGATACCATCACGAACCCGTTGCGCCCGCGTCACCCCGAAAAGGTGAATCGGCCGGACTCCGCTTCGCCGCCGAAGCCGGACTGGATCCGCGTCCGCGCGCCGAATACCCGCGGCTATGCCGACACCCGCAACATCGTGCGCGCCAACGGCCTGCACACGGTGTGCGAAGAAGCGGGGTGTCCAAACATCGGCGAGTGCTGGGACAAGAAGCACGCGACCTTCATGATCATGGGTGACACCTGCACCCGGGCCTGTGCGTTTTGCAACGTCAAGACGGGCCTGCCCAATGCGCTCGATGCAGCCGAGCCGCAGAATGTCGCCGAGGCCGTCGCCAAGCTTGGCCTTACCCACGTCGTCATCACCTCGGTCGACCGCGACGATCTCGCCGACGGCGGCGCCGAGCACTTTGCCCAGACCATTCGCGCGATCCGCACGGCGTGCCCGTCGACCACGATCGAGATCCTGACGCCCGACTTTCTGCGCAAGCAAGGCGCGCTGGAGGTGGTCGTTGCCGCGCGGCCCGACGTCTTCAACCACAATCTCGAGACCGTACCGTCGCGTTACCTGACGGTGCGGCCGGGCGCGCGTTACTTCCACTCCATCCGGCTGCTGCAGCGGGTCAAGGAGCTCGATCCCACCGTCTTCACCAAGTCCGGCATCATGGTCGGCCTCGGCGAGGAGCGCCACGAGGTGCAGCAGGTAATGGACGATCTGCGCTCGGCCGACGTCGACTTCCTGACCATCGGGCAGTATCTCCAGCCGACCCGCAAGCATCACGCCGTGATGCGATACGTGCCGCCGGACGAGTTCAGCTCTTACGAGAAGGTCGCCTACACCAAGGGCTTCCTGATGGTATCGGCAAGCCCGCTCACCCGCTCGTCGCATCACGCCGGCGAGGACTTTGCGAGATTGAAGGCCGCGCGGGCCGCAGCGGCCCGCTAG
- a CDS encoding CinA family protein has translation MGGSDARALSRSLLDLCRMRKLTIATAESCTGGLVAGALTDIPGSSDVIDRGFVTYSNDAKRAMLGVEAGTLTNFGAVSKETATAMAIGALERAGVDLAVAITGIAGPGGATPGKPVGLVHFAAAARDGRIIHREQRFGAIGRTAVRQRSVVEALRMLMELARGPQAPAKPRRAAAATRLRPRATRSPRRHAVKRRPPRSPRR, from the coding sequence ATGGGCGGCAGCGACGCACGCGCCCTCTCCCGCTCGCTGCTCGATCTATGCCGGATGCGCAAGCTGACGATTGCGACCGCCGAGTCCTGCACCGGGGGTCTCGTCGCCGGCGCCCTGACCGACATCCCCGGCTCGTCGGACGTGATCGACCGCGGCTTCGTCACCTATTCCAACGATGCCAAGCGCGCGATGCTGGGCGTCGAGGCCGGCACGCTCACCAATTTCGGAGCCGTCAGCAAAGAGACTGCGACCGCGATGGCCATCGGCGCACTGGAGCGCGCCGGCGTCGATCTTGCGGTCGCCATCACCGGCATTGCCGGCCCCGGCGGCGCCACGCCCGGCAAGCCGGTCGGCCTCGTGCATTTTGCCGCCGCCGCGCGCGACGGCCGCATCATCCATCGCGAGCAGCGTTTTGGCGCGATCGGCCGCACGGCGGTCCGTCAACGCTCGGTGGTCGAGGCGCTCCGCATGCTGATGGAACTCGCCCGCGGCCCGCAAGCCCCTGCCAAGCCGCGCCGCGCCGCGGCGGCAACGCGGCTCCGTCCCCGTGCCACCCGCTCGCCGCGAAGGCACGCCGTGAAACGAAGGCCGCCGCGTTCGCCGCGGCGTTGA